Proteins encoded in a region of the Novibacillus thermophilus genome:
- a CDS encoding SDR family NAD(P)-dependent oxidoreductase — protein sequence MGQRIILLTGASSGIGEAVARLLVQQGDFPLLVSRRKDRLIALQRELGGADAFPCDVTSDAQVHQLMKNVIARYGRVDVLINNAGYGRFGGALDISMADFTGMAETNYLGAVRLTQAVLPYMLQREKGTIINVASVAGLTGIPNLSAYSASKFALIGFSEALKMEYAPPIEVGVLCPGPVQSPFFRGVDASRLFPPLIVGHMLDVETTARHVLQLIDRPTLSIVPSGMRWAMRLRRLAPGIYFRIMKRLYDSFEEKQHAYTDMKCNGRAGTRRHNG from the coding sequence GTGGGACAGCGCATCATTTTGTTAACCGGTGCTTCGAGCGGTATCGGAGAGGCAGTGGCCCGCCTGCTCGTTCAGCAAGGGGACTTTCCGTTACTCGTTTCCAGGCGGAAAGACCGGCTCATCGCCTTACAACGGGAACTTGGCGGTGCGGACGCATTCCCTTGTGACGTGACGTCTGACGCACAAGTGCACCAACTGATGAAAAACGTGATCGCGCGGTACGGACGCGTCGACGTTTTAATTAACAATGCCGGGTATGGCCGTTTCGGCGGAGCTCTGGACATCTCGATGGCCGATTTTACCGGGATGGCGGAGACGAACTACCTGGGGGCTGTCCGTCTGACGCAAGCCGTGCTGCCGTACATGCTGCAGCGGGAAAAAGGAACCATTATTAACGTCGCATCCGTCGCCGGGTTGACAGGCATTCCCAATTTATCGGCCTACAGCGCTTCTAAATTCGCCTTGATCGGCTTTTCCGAAGCACTGAAAATGGAGTATGCGCCGCCCATCGAAGTCGGCGTGCTGTGCCCGGGGCCTGTACAGTCCCCTTTTTTTCGAGGAGTCGATGCGAGCCGTCTCTTCCCTCCACTCATCGTCGGACACATGCTGGACGTCGAGACGACAGCCCGTCACGTACTTCAGCTCATCGACCGGCCGACACTTTCCATCGTCCCTTCCGGGATGCGATGGGCGATGCGTTTGCGCCGTTTGGCTCCTGGGATTTACTTCCGGATCATGAAACGGTTGTACGACTCGTTCGAGGAAAAACAGCACGCCTACACGGACATGAAGTGCAACGGACGTGCAGGAACGAGGAGACATAACGGCTGA